One region of Blattabacterium cuenoti genomic DNA includes:
- a CDS encoding sigma-54 interaction domain-containing protein translates to MESVSIQNIKQKFGIIGYDYALHRALEKAIQVAPTDISVLVLGESGVGKEFIPKIIHQYSCRKHHGYIAVNCGAIPEGTIDSELFGHEKGSFTGATSMRKGYFEGSNGGTIFLDEVGELPLTTQVRLLRILESGEFIKVGSSKIQKTNIRIVAATNLNMIESIQKGKFREDLYYRLNTVQINVPPLRFRKNDIKFLFKKFSNDFAEKYHMPPVTLTDESLRYLEDYSWPGNIRQLKNLTEQISVVETKREISVEKLKEYIPENIPSISFSNHNVIETSFHDRERDFLYQILFDMKKNFNDLKSITFQLIKNNSDDKFFEENQQLMEKVFGKIIHNRDDSIFQLEDSSKSEEDLDYEEVEEDLSKNELSSFSLQKKEIEFIQKALKKNNGRRRKTAKELGISERTLYRKIKQYGL, encoded by the coding sequence ATGGAATCCGTTTCTATCCAAAATATAAAACAAAAATTTGGAATCATTGGATATGATTACGCTTTACATAGAGCCTTAGAAAAGGCTATACAAGTAGCTCCTACTGATATTTCTGTATTAGTTCTTGGAGAAAGTGGGGTCGGTAAAGAATTTATACCTAAAATTATTCATCAATATTCTTGCAGAAAGCATCATGGTTATATTGCAGTAAATTGTGGAGCTATTCCAGAAGGAACCATTGATAGTGAACTTTTTGGACATGAAAAAGGTTCTTTTACAGGAGCAACAAGCATGCGTAAAGGTTATTTTGAAGGATCAAATGGAGGAACAATCTTTTTAGATGAAGTCGGCGAACTTCCTTTAACTACACAAGTCCGTCTTCTTAGGATATTGGAATCTGGAGAATTTATTAAAGTAGGATCTTCTAAAATTCAAAAAACTAATATACGTATTGTTGCTGCTACTAATTTGAATATGATAGAATCCATACAAAAAGGAAAATTTAGAGAAGATTTATATTATCGTCTAAATACAGTACAAATTAATGTTCCTCCTTTACGTTTTCGTAAAAACGATATTAAATTTTTATTTAAAAAATTTTCCAATGATTTTGCAGAAAAATATCATATGCCTCCAGTAACGTTAACTGATGAATCTTTAAGATATTTGGAAGATTATTCTTGGCCTGGAAATATTAGACAATTAAAAAATCTCACAGAACAAATTTCTGTGGTGGAAACTAAACGTGAAATTTCTGTAGAAAAATTAAAAGAATATATTCCAGAAAATATTCCATCGATATCTTTTTCTAATCATAATGTAATAGAAACATCTTTTCATGATAGAGAAAGAGATTTTCTTTATCAAATTTTATTTGATATGAAAAAAAATTTTAATGATTTAAAAAGTATTACTTTTCAATTAATTAAAAATAATTCCGATGATAAATTTTTCGAAGAAAATCAACAACTTATGGAAAAAGTTTTTGGAAAAATAATTCATAATAGAGATGATTCCATTTTTCAGCTAGAAGATTCTTCTAAGTCTGAAGAAGATTTAGATTATGAAGAAGTAGAAGAAGATTTATCCAAAAACGAGTTATCTTCTTTTTCTTTACAAAAGAAAGAAATTGAATTTATTCAAAAAGCTTTGAAAAAAAATAATGGAAGAAGAAGAAAAACTGCAAAAGAATTAGGAATCTCAGAGAGGACTTTATACAGAAAAATTAAACAGTATGGCTTATAA
- the secG gene encoding preprotein translocase subunit SecG, protein MENTSIIIFGFFIIVICLLLILVILIQNPKKESIQQSFMEKNFRFFGIKRTNTFLENITWFLSIIIFFLTLFFNFLLKSKH, encoded by the coding sequence ATGGAAAATACATCCATAATCATATTTGGTTTTTTTATTATTGTAATATGCCTTTTACTTATATTGGTAATATTAATACAAAACCCTAAAAAGGAGAGTATTCAACAATCTTTTATGGAAAAAAATTTTAGATTTTTTGGAATTAAAAGAACAAATACATTTTTGGAGAATATTACTTGGTTTTTATCCATTATTATATTTTTTTTAACTCTATTTTTCAATTTTTTATTGAAATCAAAACATTAA
- a CDS encoding co-chaperone GroES — protein MVEVKIKPLADRVLVQPDPAETKTASGIIIPDTAKEKPQKGTIIAVGKGKKDEPMNLKEGDRVLYGKYSGTELKWEGEEYLIMRESDVIAII, from the coding sequence ATGGTGGAAGTTAAGATTAAACCTTTAGCAGATCGCGTTCTTGTACAACCTGATCCTGCTGAAACAAAAACTGCTTCAGGTATTATTATTCCTGATACAGCAAAAGAAAAACCACAAAAAGGAACTATAATAGCAGTAGGTAAAGGAAAGAAAGATGAACCTATGAATCTAAAAGAAGGAGATAGAGTTTTGTACGGAAAATACTCTGGAACAGAATTAAAATGGGAAGGGGAAGAATATCTCATTATGCGAGAATCTGATGTTATAGCTATCATATGA
- the groL gene encoding chaperonin GroEL (60 kDa chaperone family; promotes refolding of misfolded polypeptides especially under stressful conditions; forms two stacked rings of heptamers to form a barrel-shaped 14mer; ends can be capped by GroES; misfolded proteins enter the barrel where they are refolded when GroES binds): MAKDIKFDIEARDKLKKGVDALANAVKVTLGPKGRNVVLQKSFGGPQVTKDGVTVAKEIELEDPIENLGAQMVKEVASKTNDVAGDGTTTATVLAQAIVREGLKNVAAGANPMDLKRGIDKALEVVILDLKRQSREVGGNTEKIKQVASISANNDEKTGSLIADAFEKVGKEGVITVEEAKGTDTSVDVVEGMQFDRGYQSPYFVTNTEKMITEFDQPQILLSDKKIAAMKDLLPILEPVAQSGKPLLIISEEVEGEALATLVVNKIRGTLKVAAIKAPGFGDRRKAMLEDIAILTGGTVISEETGSKLEDVKLHMLGKAERVIIDKDNTTIVNGGGNKKDIRARVDQIKAQIESTTSDYDKEKLQERLAKLAGGVAVLYVGAASEVEMKEKKDRVDDALNATRAAVEEGIVAGGGVALVRAIKSLDNARGDNTDQDTGIQIVRRTLEEPLRQIVANAGGEGSVVVAKVAEGKGDFGYDAKIGEYKNMIVEGIIDPTKVARVALENAASVSGMLLTTECVVTEIKKDESNAAPPMPGAGGGGMGGMM, encoded by the coding sequence ATGGCAAAAGATATTAAATTTGATATTGAAGCGAGAGATAAGTTAAAAAAAGGAGTAGATGCATTAGCGAATGCAGTTAAGGTTACTTTAGGACCAAAGGGTCGTAATGTTGTATTGCAAAAATCTTTTGGAGGACCTCAAGTAACTAAAGATGGTGTTACTGTTGCTAAGGAAATTGAGTTAGAAGATCCTATAGAAAATCTTGGGGCTCAAATGGTTAAAGAAGTCGCTTCTAAAACTAATGATGTAGCTGGAGATGGAACTACAACTGCTACTGTATTAGCTCAAGCTATTGTTAGAGAAGGATTAAAAAATGTGGCTGCTGGAGCTAATCCTATGGATTTAAAAAGGGGGATCGATAAAGCTTTAGAAGTCGTTATATTAGATTTAAAAAGACAATCTAGGGAAGTTGGAGGAAATACAGAAAAAATAAAACAAGTAGCTTCTATTTCTGCAAATAATGATGAAAAAACTGGTTCTTTGATTGCGGATGCTTTTGAAAAAGTAGGAAAAGAAGGAGTTATTACTGTTGAAGAAGCAAAAGGAACAGATACATCTGTAGATGTGGTTGAAGGAATGCAATTTGATAGAGGTTATCAGTCTCCTTATTTTGTAACAAATACTGAAAAAATGATAACAGAATTTGATCAACCTCAAATTTTATTATCTGATAAAAAAATAGCAGCAATGAAAGATTTGTTGCCTATATTAGAACCTGTAGCACAATCCGGAAAACCTTTATTAATTATTTCTGAAGAAGTAGAAGGAGAAGCATTAGCGACATTAGTTGTCAATAAAATACGAGGAACTTTGAAAGTCGCAGCTATTAAAGCTCCTGGTTTTGGAGACAGAAGAAAAGCTATGTTAGAAGATATTGCTATCCTTACAGGGGGAACTGTAATTTCTGAGGAAACAGGAAGTAAATTAGAGGATGTAAAATTACATATGCTGGGAAAAGCAGAAAGAGTTATTATAGATAAAGATAATACTACAATAGTTAATGGAGGAGGAAATAAAAAAGATATAAGAGCACGTGTGGATCAAATTAAAGCTCAAATAGAATCTACAACATCTGATTATGATAAGGAAAAATTACAAGAACGTCTTGCAAAATTAGCTGGGGGTGTAGCTGTTCTTTATGTTGGGGCAGCTTCTGAAGTTGAAATGAAAGAAAAAAAAGATCGTGTAGATGATGCTTTGAATGCAACTAGAGCAGCGGTTGAAGAAGGAATAGTTGCAGGAGGTGGAGTAGCTTTGGTTCGTGCTATAAAATCTTTAGATAATGCAAGAGGAGATAATACAGATCAAGATACTGGAATCCAAATAGTAAGAAGAACACTTGAAGAACCTTTACGTCAGATTGTAGCTAATGCAGGAGGGGAAGGATCTGTTGTTGTAGCTAAAGTTGCAGAAGGAAAAGGAGATTTTGGGTATGATGCTAAAATTGGTGAATATAAAAATATGATAGTGGAAGGAATCATAGATCCAACTAAAGTAGCTAGAGTCGCATTAGAAAATGCTGCATCTGTATCAGGGATGTTACTAACTACTGAATGTGTTGTCACAGAAATAAAGAAAGACGAGTCTAATGCCGCTCCTCCTATGCCAGGAGCTGGAGGAGGTGGAATGGGTGGAATGATGTAA
- a CDS encoding KdsC family phosphatase, producing MENYISIMNDINTFIFDVDGVLTNCTLNLFPDGNLVRQMFVKDGYAMQLAKKKGYNLCIITRGSDLMVFKRLRGLNIRYIYQGVDDKKKYLDEYCNILNITKKKVLYMGDDIPDIEIMKSVALPCSPIDAVQEVKDVAKYISPKKGGRGCVRDVIEQTLKIQKNWF from the coding sequence ATGGAAAATTATATAAGTATAATGAATGATATTAATACTTTCATATTTGATGTAGATGGAGTATTAACAAATTGCACTTTAAATCTATTTCCAGATGGAAATCTGGTTAGACAAATGTTTGTTAAAGATGGATATGCAATGCAATTAGCAAAAAAAAAAGGATATAATTTATGTATTATAACAAGAGGATCAGATTTAATGGTTTTTAAACGTTTAAGAGGTTTGAATATTCGTTATATTTATCAAGGAGTGGATGATAAAAAAAAATATTTAGATGAGTACTGCAATATTTTAAATATCACTAAAAAAAAAGTTCTCTATATGGGAGATGATATTCCTGATATAGAGATAATGAAATCTGTAGCCTTACCTTGTTCTCCAATAGATGCCGTTCAAGAAGTTAAAGATGTAGCGAAATATATTTCTCCTAAAAAAGGAGGAAGAGGATGTGTTAGAGATGTTATAGAACAAACTCTGAAAATTCAAAAAAATTGGTTTTAA
- a CDS encoding DUF3276 family protein: MDEKENIKERNERNEICSRTLKTGSRTYFFDARETRAGDYYLTITESKKNFSETGEVTYKKHKIYLYKEDFSKFQSILDDMIRFIINEKGREVISERHQKDFKNHTTYNQEVKDVQKKTSEIKNFTNINFEDI; this comes from the coding sequence ATGGACGAAAAAGAAAATATCAAAGAAAGAAATGAAAGAAATGAAATTTGTTCACGAACTCTAAAAACTGGTAGTAGAACTTATTTTTTTGATGCAAGAGAAACAAGAGCTGGTGATTATTATTTGACTATAACTGAAAGTAAGAAAAATTTTTCTGAAACAGGAGAAGTTACTTATAAAAAACACAAAATTTATTTGTATAAAGAAGATTTTTCAAAATTTCAAAGTATACTTGATGATATGATTCGGTTTATTATTAATGAAAAAGGAAGAGAAGTAATTTCAGAACGTCATCAAAAAGATTTTAAAAATCACACTACATATAATCAAGAAGTTAAGGATGTGCAAAAAAAAACATCAGAAATAAAGAATTTTACAAATATTAATTTTGAAGATATTTAA
- a CDS encoding ABC transporter ATP-binding protein, whose product MSGLFAFSKRYCQKYKLRLCIGFLLILISNILTILPIPYIGKSVNTIKDLFTNFSNTSNSFSIKKEICIYTSIILIVPIIAGFVKYHMRKCIISTSRMIEFDIKNEIFSHYQKLSLSFYKKNSTGDLMNRLTEDVSFIRQYIGPGIMYFLNLIILFFMVFMQMLRINKILTFYVILPIPILFIFIYYISVYITNKSEEVQNFQSLICSFIQETFSGIHVIKSFVSESFFQKKYRKIILKYQKKNIELARIDIILSSVIIFFMGICHLLILFFGGKKYFEGEIKEIGSIAEFFTYINVLIFPFIILGWVVSIAERAKVSQIRISEFLKEKPDILNNNLIETKIFGKIQFKNVSFFYCNSKNVKQYNHTVKKLSFTLMKGKTLILTGETGSGKTTIGRLISRLYDPNQGEILIDNLSLKNHNLYNFRNNIGYVPQESFLFSDSIYNNIALGTVDQVTPYEVYDAARIAMIENDIINFKNGYETIIGERGITLSGGQKQRICIARAIIRNPKILIFDDSFSAIDQKTRKLIIHYVKEKMKYSTIIIITHDISYISDFDLFIVLKNGKISKIKNYNIF is encoded by the coding sequence ATGAGTGGTTTATTTGCTTTTAGCAAAAGATATTGTCAAAAGTACAAATTACGTTTGTGTATAGGATTTTTATTAATTTTAATATCAAATATTTTAACTATACTTCCTATTCCTTATATAGGAAAGTCTGTTAATACCATAAAAGATCTGTTTACAAACTTTTCAAATACATCAAATTCTTTTTCTATAAAAAAAGAGATTTGTATTTATACCAGTATTATATTAATAGTTCCAATTATAGCTGGGTTTGTAAAGTATCATATGCGGAAATGTATAATTAGTACGTCTAGAATGATAGAATTTGATATAAAAAATGAAATTTTTTCACATTATCAAAAATTGAGTTTATCCTTCTATAAAAAAAATTCTACAGGAGATTTAATGAACCGTCTTACAGAGGATGTTTCTTTTATTAGACAATATATAGGTCCTGGAATAATGTATTTTTTGAATCTTATTATTCTTTTTTTTATGGTTTTTATGCAAATGTTACGAATTAACAAAATTTTAACTTTTTATGTTATTTTACCTATTCCTATTCTTTTTATTTTTATCTATTATATTAGTGTTTATATTACTAATAAAAGCGAAGAAGTTCAAAATTTTCAATCTCTTATCTGTTCTTTTATACAAGAAACTTTTTCAGGAATTCATGTTATTAAATCATTTGTATCAGAATCTTTTTTTCAAAAAAAATATAGAAAAATTATATTAAAATACCAAAAAAAAAATATAGAATTAGCTAGAATTGACATTATATTATCCTCTGTTATTATATTTTTTATGGGAATTTGTCATTTATTAATTCTTTTTTTTGGAGGAAAAAAATATTTTGAAGGAGAAATAAAAGAAATTGGAAGTATTGCTGAATTCTTCACATATATAAATGTTTTAATTTTTCCTTTTATTATATTAGGGTGGGTCGTTTCTATTGCAGAAAGAGCTAAAGTATCGCAAATTCGTATTAGTGAATTTTTGAAAGAGAAACCTGATATATTGAATAATAATTTGATAGAAACGAAAATATTTGGAAAAATTCAATTTAAAAATGTGAGTTTTTTTTATTGTAATAGCAAAAATGTAAAACAATATAATCATACAGTTAAAAAACTATCTTTTACTTTGATGAAAGGAAAAACTTTGATTTTAACAGGAGAAACAGGATCAGGTAAAACAACCATAGGAAGACTAATATCCCGTTTATATGACCCAAATCAAGGAGAAATATTAATAGATAATTTATCTTTAAAAAATCATAATTTGTACAATTTTAGAAATAATATTGGTTATGTACCTCAAGAATCTTTTCTTTTTTCAGATTCTATTTATAATAACATAGCTTTAGGAACTGTAGATCAAGTCACTCCATATGAAGTATATGATGCAGCTAGAATAGCTATGATAGAAAATGACATTATAAATTTTAAAAATGGATATGAAACTATTATAGGAGAAAGAGGAATTACTCTATCTGGAGGACAAAAACAAAGAATATGTATAGCTAGAGCTATAATAAGAAATCCAAAAATTCTTATATTTGATGATAGTTTTTCTGCTATAGATCAAAAAACCAGAAAATTAATTATTCATTATGTTAAAGAAAAAATGAAGTATAGCACTATTATTATCATAACTCATGATATTTCTTATATTTCTGATTTTGATTTGTTTATTGTTTTGAAAAACGGAAAAATATCAAAAATAAAAAATTATAATATTTTTTAG
- the nusB gene encoding transcription antitermination factor NusB, translating to MSIRRHFRIRSLQFLYAQHLSKMDSKKVEENMLKSIDSLHHLYIFLLYLILKIRENVIKKNLYNKNKNQTNIIQKFAYNSVIKILSKNKYLIEEYHSTKNSGKILWNQQDEYIFMFLQEMQKESNFCKKYYGKTFSSSFEEEKRFIIMYYKNFVIPNKKLMESIEDLYYINGEEDLYIAHTMVCKTLQFINHSTPKNFKLYNIYKNDENKKFIIDLYRNTIFHKEEFNDLINDISNNWDIKRIAIIDLIILQMAICEFLYFPNIPPKATMNEYIEITKIFCMEKSKIFINGILDQIFKFLYKKNKIFKIGKGLM from the coding sequence ATGTCAATAAGACGACACTTCAGAATAAGAAGTTTACAATTTTTATATGCTCAACATTTATCTAAAATGGATTCAAAAAAAGTTGAAGAAAATATGCTTAAAAGTATTGATTCCTTGCATCACTTGTATATTTTTCTTCTTTATTTAATTTTAAAAATTAGAGAAAATGTTATAAAAAAAAATTTATATAACAAGAATAAAAATCAAACAAACATCATACAAAAATTTGCATACAATTCAGTAATAAAAATTTTATCTAAAAATAAATATTTAATAGAAGAATATCATTCCACAAAAAATTCAGGAAAAATTTTATGGAATCAACAAGATGAATATATTTTTATGTTTTTGCAAGAAATGCAAAAAGAATCAAATTTTTGCAAAAAATATTATGGAAAAACCTTTTCTTCTTCTTTCGAAGAAGAAAAAAGATTTATAATAATGTATTATAAAAATTTTGTTATTCCAAATAAAAAATTAATGGAATCTATAGAAGATTTATATTACATTAATGGAGAAGAAGATTTATACATAGCTCATACCATGGTATGTAAGACTTTACAATTTATCAATCATTCAACTCCTAAAAATTTTAAATTATACAATATTTATAAGAATGATGAAAATAAGAAATTTATTATCGATTTATATAGAAATACAATTTTTCATAAAGAAGAATTTAATGATTTAATTAATGATATATCAAATAATTGGGACATAAAAAGAATAGCAATTATAGATTTAATTATATTGCAAATGGCTATTTGCGAATTTTTATATTTTCCAAATATCCCCCCTAAAGCAACTATGAATGAATATATTGAAATTACAAAAATATTTTGTATGGAAAAGAGCAAAATTTTTATTAATGGAATATTAGACCAAATATTTAAATTTTTATATAAAAAAAATAAAATATTCAAAATAGGAAAAGGACTTATGTAA
- the yajC gene encoding preprotein translocase subunit YajC, producing MFFSLQQNSIANTICMFVLIFIIFYFFMIRPQIKKQKIEKRFQENLKKGNHIVTNSGIHGKITDVTDHFCILETITGKIKIEKNTISKELTQLRYSSNNKNNTIIDYDKKNRK from the coding sequence ATGTTTTTCTCACTACAACAAAATTCTATTGCAAACACTATTTGTATGTTTGTATTGATTTTCATTATATTTTATTTTTTTATGATCCGTCCTCAAATAAAAAAGCAAAAAATTGAAAAACGGTTTCAGGAAAATTTAAAAAAAGGAAATCATATAGTAACAAATTCAGGAATACATGGTAAAATCACAGATGTTACAGATCATTTTTGTATACTAGAGACTATTACAGGAAAAATAAAAATTGAAAAAAATACAATTTCAAAAGAATTAACACAATTACGTTATAGTAGTAATAATAAGAACAATACTATTATAGATTATGACAAAAAAAACAGAAAATAA
- the coaE gene encoding dephospho-CoA kinase (Dephospho-CoA kinase (CoaE) performs the final step in coenzyme A biosynthesis.), with amino-acid sequence MTKKTENKKIKLVGITGKMGSGKSLFSSFFKKKGIPVYSSDQRGKILMNQIEIIKKNIIKYFGKNSYEKDKINKFYLSKIVFKNPIALKLLCSIVHPWILFDFKQWISSISRRKQIQKQTMYVIKESAILFESGSYKECDFVITITSPKENMIERIIKRDNLNENQIADRLKNQISNIKRENKSDFIIKNYLSTYHLQKEADITHKLLKRLILQKNQ; translated from the coding sequence ATGACAAAAAAAACAGAAAATAAAAAAATAAAATTAGTAGGAATAACAGGAAAAATGGGATCTGGAAAAAGCTTATTTTCTTCTTTTTTCAAAAAAAAAGGGATTCCTGTTTATTCTTCAGATCAAAGAGGAAAAATATTGATGAATCAAATCGAGATTATAAAAAAAAATATTATAAAATACTTTGGTAAAAATTCTTATGAAAAAGATAAAATAAATAAATTTTATTTATCTAAAATTGTATTTAAAAATCCTATTGCGCTAAAATTATTGTGTTCCATTGTACATCCATGGATATTATTTGATTTTAAACAATGGATATCATCTATATCTAGACGGAAACAAATACAGAAACAAACTATGTATGTAATAAAGGAATCAGCCATATTATTTGAAAGCGGAAGTTATAAAGAATGTGATTTTGTTATAACTATAACTTCACCCAAAGAAAATATGATCGAAAGAATAATAAAAAGAGATAATTTAAATGAAAATCAAATTGCAGATCGTTTAAAAAATCAAATATCTAATATAAAAAGAGAAAATAAATCCGATTTTATAATTAAAAATTATTTATCCACATACCATTTACAAAAAGAGGCTGATATAACACATAAATTGTTAAAAAGACTAATTCTACAAAAAAATCAATAA
- a CDS encoding 30S ribosomal protein THX, with amino-acid sequence MGKGDKKTRKGKIRNKTYGNLRPNPRNAKKKKKKKSN; translated from the coding sequence ATGGGCAAAGGAGATAAAAAAACTAGAAAAGGAAAAATAAGAAATAAAACCTATGGGAATCTTCGTCCAAATCCAAGAAATGCCAAAAAAAAAAAGAAAAAAAAAAGTAATTAA
- a CDS encoding zinc metallopeptidase — translation MTYYFIVGTTFLISVIVNTILKNKFIAYSKVYLHSRMSGKEIAEKMLTDHGIFDVNVLSVEGELTDHYNPINKTINLSEKVYNDRTAASVAVAAHECGHALQHRLGYNLLKLRNHLVPILNFSSKFINIAIMSGLTIFYSSGGKDSLILQLGIGLFFLVVVFSFITLPIEFDASNRALTWLRNKNVVNYQEYHKAKESLNWAALTYVVSALGSLAQLIYFLSIFTDKKEEHF, via the coding sequence ATGACTTACTATTTCATTGTGGGAACTACTTTTTTAATAAGTGTTATAGTTAATACAATATTAAAGAATAAGTTTATAGCTTATTCTAAGGTTTACTTACATTCGCGTATGAGTGGAAAAGAGATAGCAGAAAAAATGTTGACAGATCATGGAATATTTGATGTTAATGTCCTTTCTGTAGAAGGAGAATTAACAGATCATTATAATCCTATAAATAAAACAATTAATTTGAGCGAAAAAGTGTATAACGATAGAACTGCAGCTTCAGTAGCAGTAGCTGCTCATGAATGTGGTCATGCTTTACAACACAGATTAGGTTATAATTTATTAAAATTACGGAATCACCTAGTCCCTATTTTGAATTTTAGTTCTAAATTTATTAATATAGCAATAATGTCTGGATTAACTATTTTTTATAGTTCAGGAGGAAAAGACTCTTTAATTCTTCAATTAGGAATAGGATTATTTTTTTTAGTAGTTGTTTTTTCTTTTATCACATTACCTATAGAATTTGATGCGAGTAACAGAGCTTTAACCTGGCTCAGGAATAAAAATGTGGTGAATTATCAAGAATATCATAAAGCAAAAGAATCCCTAAATTGGGCAGCTTTGACTTATGTGGTTTCTGCTTTAGGTAGTTTAGCTCAATTAATATATTTTTTATCTATTTTCACTGATAAAAAAGAAGAACATTTTTAA
- a CDS encoding NAD(P)/FAD-dependent oxidoreductase, with amino-acid sequence MNIPRVNNLKRVVIIGAGFAGLQVAKKLRRDKFQVVLIDKNNYHTFQPLLYQVATAGLEPDSIAHSIRNIIKKTKNFFFRLATVHYINTKEQKIYTNVGSLSYDYLIMATGSVTNYFGNKNIEFFALPMKSIPEALNLRSLILQDFESALLTKNDKEKERLMTFVIVGGGPTGVELAGALAEMKKYVLPHDYPDLDIQHMNIHLLQATSRLLDGMSEQSAKQAYKNLKELGVIIWLNSLVKDYNGEIVFMEKNKKIESSNVIWAAGVKGAIIKGFIKEDVEGNRILVDNYLKAIRYKNIFAIGDIACMNKNNYHPNGIPMTAQPAIQQGNYLAKNLNCIDDKTNIKPFVYKNLGSMATIGRNKAVCDFPYLKLKGFLAWIVWMFVHLVSLVGFRNRAIALTNWIIQYFHYNKSVRLIIRPFHRKKKII; translated from the coding sequence ATGAATATACCAAGAGTAAACAACCTAAAAAGAGTCGTTATTATTGGTGCTGGATTTGCTGGATTACAAGTAGCAAAAAAATTAAGAAGAGATAAATTTCAGGTGGTGCTTATAGATAAAAATAATTACCATACTTTCCAACCCTTATTATATCAAGTGGCTACAGCAGGTTTAGAACCAGACTCTATAGCGCACTCTATTAGAAACATTATAAAAAAAACAAAAAACTTTTTTTTTAGATTAGCAACCGTTCATTATATCAACACAAAAGAACAAAAAATATACACAAATGTAGGAAGTTTATCCTATGATTATTTGATTATGGCAACAGGATCTGTTACTAATTATTTTGGTAACAAAAATATAGAGTTTTTTGCTTTGCCCATGAAATCTATTCCAGAAGCTTTAAATTTGAGAAGTCTCATTTTACAAGATTTTGAATCCGCTTTATTAACAAAAAATGATAAAGAAAAAGAAAGATTAATGACTTTTGTTATTGTAGGAGGAGGCCCGACTGGAGTTGAATTAGCTGGAGCTTTAGCTGAAATGAAGAAATACGTATTGCCACATGATTATCCTGATTTAGATATTCAACATATGAATATTCATTTACTACAAGCTACTTCTAGATTATTAGATGGAATGTCTGAACAATCAGCTAAACAAGCTTACAAAAATTTGAAAGAATTAGGAGTTATCATTTGGTTGAATTCTTTAGTTAAAGATTATAATGGTGAAATAGTTTTTATGGAAAAAAATAAAAAAATAGAATCTTCTAATGTAATATGGGCTGCGGGAGTCAAAGGAGCTATTATAAAAGGTTTTATAAAAGAAGATGTAGAAGGAAATAGAATTTTAGTAGATAATTATCTTAAGGCTATAAGATATAAAAATATTTTTGCTATTGGAGATATAGCTTGTATGAATAAAAATAATTACCATCCTAATGGTATTCCTATGACAGCTCAACCTGCTATACAACAAGGTAATTATTTAGCTAAAAATTTAAATTGTATTGATGATAAAACAAATATAAAACCTTTTGTTTATAAAAATTTAGGTTCTATGGCAACTATTGGTAGAAATAAAGCGGTATGTGATTTCCCTTATTTAAAATTAAAAGGTTTTTTAGCGTGGATAGTTTGGATGTTTGTTCATTTGGTCAGTTTAGTAGGTTTTAGAAATCGAGCAATAGCTTTAACAAATTGGATTATTCAATATTTTCATTATAATAAGAGTGTACGTTTAATTATAAGACCATTTCATAGAAAAAAAAAAATCATTTAA